One genomic region from Flavobacteriales bacterium encodes:
- a CDS encoding 6,7-dimethyl-8-ribityllumazine synthase yields the protein KPVIFGVLTDNTMQQAIDRSGGKHGNKGTEAAISAIKMLSLKSEF from the coding sequence AAGCCTGTCATCTTTGGTGTACTCACCGATAACACCATGCAACAAGCTATCGACCGCTCCGGCGGAAAGCATGGAAACAAAGGTACTGAAGCGGCAATTAGTGCTATAAAAATGCTTAGCCTTAAATCAGAATTTTAA
- a CDS encoding gliding motility-associated C-terminal domain-containing protein, with protein sequence MNATDGGTNNDYLWNFGDSSNLSSEYSPTHQYSSSETHFVDVKLLATNPFGCIDSIIKTFKIDANLRDSVFIPIAFTPNRDMNNEVFKPVYNLYPREYVFLIFNRWGELLFETTNPEYGWDGKHNNRLVQDGIFTYKLLFNNKLKIGTFHLIGKH encoded by the coding sequence TTGAACGCTACTGATGGCGGAACAAATAACGATTACCTATGGAATTTTGGAGATAGTAGTAATCTATCTTCAGAGTATTCACCTACTCACCAATACAGTAGCTCAGAAACGCATTTTGTAGATGTCAAACTTTTAGCTACGAACCCCTTTGGATGTATCGACAGTATTATCAAAACATTTAAAATAGATGCAAACTTAAGAGACAGTGTCTTCATTCCAATAGCTTTCACTCCAAATAGAGATATGAATAATGAAGTGTTTAAACCTGTTTATAACTTATATCCTAGAGAATATGTTTTTTTAATTTTCAATCGATGGGGCGAACTACTTTTTGAGACTACTAATCCAGAATATGGCTGGGATGGAAAACACAATAACAGACTTGTTCAAGATGGGATTTTCACTTATAAGTTACTCTTTAACAACAAACTCAAAATAGGAACATTCCATCTTATAGGTAAACATTAG
- a CDS encoding GWxTD domain-containing protein, giving the protein MKNYLFTKSLFTCIYILFFHTFSFAQQIDARFDMALFQTDNTSYLETYLSVNGKGVKYKTNENGNYQAQLSVSIEFIQDDKVIKVDKYNLSSPEIKDTSSIDFLFLDQQRYQLTDGNYTLKLNIKDVNSSNEEINHEQPIEIKTLKNGFSDVQLVESYSKTIEKNMLSKGGYDLVPFISNLYNTANKKISCYFEYYSESNEETLIQISVISQSTQKIVNNLVKSKKSNSTFYPSLNSFSIEELPTGTYSLKIEAKNRNNEIIHSQERLFYKLNKDITEEISIEETFITAINDKDTLKQFIEYLKPLQSSLENIQAKNLDYENVTMLQNYFYRFWNKRDPFNTEQSWLNYYYLVKLVNKEFRNGIVDGYLSDRGRIYLSYGSPNSRSQEIMPKGFQPFEVWHYYNIGSERDVKFIFSNDRMPNEYRLVYTNKFGEINDKDWLNRFEENYYDDFDEGKKSPIDYYTNPN; this is encoded by the coding sequence ATGAAGAATTATCTATTTACTAAAAGTCTTTTTACTTGCATTTACATACTGTTTTTTCATACATTTTCTTTTGCTCAACAAATAGATGCTAGGTTTGATATGGCTCTTTTTCAAACTGATAACACATCTTATCTCGAAACTTATTTATCCGTAAATGGAAAGGGTGTAAAATATAAAACCAATGAAAACGGAAACTATCAAGCTCAACTCTCTGTTTCTATTGAATTCATTCAAGATGATAAGGTAATTAAAGTTGACAAATATAATTTGTCGAGCCCAGAAATTAAAGACACATCTTCAATCGACTTTTTGTTTCTAGATCAACAACGCTATCAGCTAACCGACGGAAACTATACTCTTAAGTTGAATATAAAAGACGTAAACAGCTCAAACGAAGAGATTAATCACGAACAGCCTATTGAAATAAAAACATTAAAAAATGGATTTTCAGATGTTCAATTGGTAGAATCATACTCAAAGACTATCGAAAAAAATATGTTAAGCAAAGGGGGTTATGATTTAGTACCATTCATCTCTAACCTTTATAATACTGCTAATAAAAAAATAAGTTGCTATTTCGAGTACTACTCCGAATCTAATGAAGAAACACTTATTCAGATAAGTGTCATTTCTCAGTCGACACAGAAAATAGTTAACAATCTAGTCAAAAGTAAAAAAAGTAATTCTACGTTTTACCCTAGCCTAAATAGCTTTTCAATAGAAGAATTACCCACCGGAACTTATTCCTTAAAAATAGAAGCTAAAAATAGAAATAATGAAATTATTCATTCCCAAGAACGTCTGTTCTACAAGTTAAATAAAGACATAACAGAAGAGATAAGCATTGAGGAAACATTCATTACAGCAATCAATGATAAAGATACGCTGAAACAATTCATTGAATATTTAAAACCTTTGCAATCATCTCTAGAAAATATACAGGCTAAAAATTTAGATTATGAAAATGTAACAATGCTACAAAACTATTTTTACAGGTTTTGGAATAAACGTGATCCTTTCAATACTGAACAAAGTTGGTTAAACTATTATTATCTGGTAAAATTAGTCAATAAAGAGTTTAGAAATGGTATCGTTGATGGCTACTTATCAGATAGAGGTAGAATATATTTGAGCTACGGATCTCCTAATTCTAGATCACAAGAAATTATGCCTAAAGGATTTCAACCTTTTGAGGTTTGGCATTATTACAATATTGGTTCCGAAAGAGATGTGAAATTTATTTTCTCCAATGATAGAATGCCTAATGAATACCGATTAGTTTATACCAATAAGTTTGGAGAAATAAATGACAAAGATTGGCTAAATCGATTCGAAGAAAATTATTATGACGATTTTGATGAAGGAAAAAAATCACCTATCGATTATTACACTAATCCTAACTAA
- a CDS encoding lysophospholipid acyltransferase family protein, producing MWLINIIGVKFTVLLRLLGYRKQVIDKNLKNAYPEKDNKTRREIKSQFYIYFGQLLAESIKLFHLSKKELKKRYVFKNDTLINSYLKQKKDVIIVLGHYGNWEWGLLASSLHFNGEMVGIYKPLSSRFWNEKVLQLRSQFGATLVSMKESVRYLLKKGEKPRVIGVISDQTPSADELNHWISFLNQKTPVFLGTEKLAKKMDCPIFFAHVTPLSRANYKIDFELITDSPKDLTDGEITRLHSQILENNINKNPAYWLWSHRRWKHQQK from the coding sequence ATGTGGCTAATAAATATTATTGGTGTAAAATTTACGGTATTACTCAGACTATTAGGATATAGAAAACAGGTGATCGACAAGAACCTAAAAAATGCATACCCCGAAAAAGACAATAAAACAAGGCGTGAAATAAAGTCCCAATTCTACATCTACTTCGGTCAACTATTAGCAGAATCAATAAAGCTATTTCATCTTTCAAAAAAAGAACTCAAAAAAAGATATGTATTTAAAAATGATACTCTTATAAATTCATATCTAAAGCAAAAAAAAGATGTCATAATTGTTTTAGGACACTACGGAAACTGGGAATGGGGACTACTGGCATCATCATTACATTTTAATGGTGAAATGGTTGGCATATACAAACCCCTATCATCACGTTTTTGGAATGAAAAAGTATTGCAATTACGCTCTCAGTTTGGAGCTACTTTAGTTAGTATGAAAGAAAGTGTACGCTACCTTTTAAAAAAAGGCGAAAAGCCAAGAGTAATAGGCGTTATATCCGACCAAACACCCTCGGCAGATGAATTGAATCATTGGATTAGTTTTTTAAATCAAAAAACTCCTGTATTTTTGGGTACAGAGAAATTAGCTAAAAAAATGGATTGTCCTATTTTTTTCGCTCATGTCACCCCTTTAAGTCGTGCCAATTATAAAATTGATTTTGAACTCATAACAGATTCCCCAAAGGATCTTACAGATGGAGAAATTACACGCTTACATTCCCAAATTTTAGAAAATAATATTAATAAAAATCCAGCCTATTGGCTGTGGTCGCATAGAAGATGGAAACACCAACAAAAGTAG
- a CDS encoding glycosyltransferase family 2 protein — METPTKVAVVILNYNGVHWLEKFLADVVLKSSDAQVYVADNASTDDSVNYVKTNFPNVKLVQNKSNDGYAGGYNNALQRIEAEYYVLLNSDVEVSENWISPIIHLMDNDKTIAACQPKIKKYDDKSSFEYAGACGGHLDKYGFPFCRGRVFDTLEKDKGQYDDAIEVFWASGACLFLRSEAFYEIGGFDWDFFAHMEEIDLCWRLKNKGYKIMCEPKSTVYHVGGGTLNSGSTFKTYLNYRNNLLMLYKNLNPENRFSILFKRMILDGLSAVKFILNGKPLHVFSILKAHIVYYTFLKSFKKKRPPSYQAKLFPKSVVYSYFVKRLKTYNQLNKDFN; from the coding sequence ATGGAAACACCAACAAAAGTAGCAGTCGTTATACTAAACTACAACGGTGTTCATTGGCTTGAGAAATTCTTGGCTGATGTCGTTCTTAAAAGTAGTGATGCTCAAGTATATGTTGCAGACAATGCATCTACTGACGATTCTGTAAATTATGTAAAAACTAACTTTCCAAATGTGAAGTTAGTTCAAAACAAAAGTAATGACGGTTACGCAGGAGGATATAATAATGCTCTTCAACGCATTGAAGCCGAATATTATGTTCTTCTAAATTCAGATGTGGAGGTTTCTGAGAATTGGATCTCCCCTATTATCCATTTAATGGATAACGACAAAACCATTGCTGCTTGTCAACCCAAAATCAAAAAATACGATGATAAAAGTAGCTTTGAATATGCTGGCGCTTGTGGCGGACATTTAGATAAATATGGCTTCCCCTTTTGTAGAGGAAGAGTTTTTGATACCTTAGAAAAAGATAAAGGGCAATATGACGATGCTATTGAAGTATTTTGGGCAAGTGGTGCTTGTTTGTTCTTACGCTCAGAAGCTTTTTACGAAATCGGTGGCTTTGATTGGGATTTCTTTGCTCATATGGAAGAGATTGATCTATGTTGGAGACTCAAAAATAAAGGTTATAAAATTATGTGCGAACCTAAGTCAACAGTTTATCACGTAGGCGGCGGTACATTAAATAGTGGTAGTACTTTTAAAACTTATCTCAACTACAGGAATAACCTACTAATGTTATATAAGAATCTTAATCCAGAAAATCGTTTCAGTATACTTTTTAAACGTATGATTCTAGATGGGTTATCAGCTGTTAAGTTTATCTTAAATGGGAAGCCACTTCATGTATTTTCTATCTTAAAAGCACATATAGTATATTACACTTTTTTGAAGTCTTTTAAAAAGAAACGACCACCAAGTTACCAAGCTAAACTATTCCCTAAAAGTGTAGTGTATTCGTATTTTGTAAAACGATTAAAAACCTATAATCAGCTCAATAAAGATTTTAACTGA
- a CDS encoding cysteine desulfurase family protein yields MKVYLDNAATTPIDQEVLEVMIPILQDGFGNPSSIHSFGRVSRSLIERARKNVAKHLNCTPGEIFFTSGGTEADNMAIRCGMVDLGINHAITSKIEHHAVGHTLEDLASKGMIKLSYVDLDEKGNVDLSHLDELLKTNNRSFVSLMHANNEIGNLLDIHAVGELCQSYDAIFHSDTVQTMAHYTFDLENLNIQFITGAAHKFHGPKGNGFLYINSDVKINPFISGGGQERNMRAGTENVYGIVGLSKAMDVSYRDLQEHRKHIEGLKIRMIKGLKEAIPGVEFNGESDQLEKSLYTVLNVLFPQTEIAEMLFYNLDIMGIASSGGSACSSGSNLGSHVLRGIGVDMNRPSLRFSFSKYNTQEEIDYTVSQLKSLLS; encoded by the coding sequence ATGAAAGTTTATTTAGATAATGCTGCAACAACACCTATAGATCAAGAGGTTTTAGAAGTTATGATTCCAATTCTCCAAGATGGTTTTGGAAATCCTTCATCTATACATTCTTTTGGTAGAGTTTCTCGTTCGCTCATTGAAAGAGCTAGAAAAAATGTTGCAAAACATTTAAATTGTACTCCCGGAGAAATATTTTTCACCTCAGGAGGTACAGAAGCCGATAATATGGCTATTCGGTGCGGTATGGTCGATTTAGGTATAAATCATGCCATCACTAGCAAAATTGAGCACCATGCTGTTGGTCATACTTTAGAAGATTTAGCGTCTAAAGGAATGATAAAACTGTCCTACGTTGATTTAGATGAGAAAGGAAACGTTGATTTATCCCATCTAGATGAATTATTGAAAACTAATAATAGAAGCTTTGTTTCTCTAATGCACGCCAATAACGAAATTGGCAACCTATTAGATATTCATGCTGTCGGAGAACTATGTCAGTCATACGACGCTATTTTTCATTCCGACACTGTTCAGACCATGGCTCATTACACATTTGACTTAGAAAATTTAAACATACAATTTATAACCGGTGCAGCACATAAATTCCATGGCCCAAAAGGAAATGGCTTTTTGTATATCAATAGTGATGTAAAAATAAATCCTTTTATATCAGGTGGTGGGCAAGAGAGAAATATGCGTGCTGGTACAGAAAATGTATACGGCATAGTAGGGCTTTCTAAAGCTATGGATGTTTCTTACAGAGACTTGCAAGAACACAGAAAACACATTGAGGGACTTAAAATACGAATGATTAAAGGCCTGAAAGAGGCTATTCCTGGAGTTGAATTTAATGGCGAGAGTGATCAATTAGAAAAATCCCTTTACACGGTTTTAAATGTTCTATTTCCGCAAACAGAAATTGCAGAAATGTTATTTTATAACTTAGATATAATGGGCATAGCTTCGTCTGGTGGTAGTGCTTGTTCTTCTGGTAGCAACTTGGGTTCTCATGTACTAAGAGGTATAGGTGTCGATATGAACCGTCCATCACTACGATTTTCTTTTAGCAAATACAATACACAAGAGGAGATTGATTATACGGTAAGTCAGTTAAAATCTTTATTGAGCTGA